A window of Lytechinus pictus isolate F3 Inbred chromosome 7, Lp3.0, whole genome shotgun sequence contains these coding sequences:
- the LOC129264197 gene encoding uncharacterized protein LOC129264197: protein MHQCGDEQYDPRTAICCGGQVERPQSTSSSIRACCGGTETGTFYFIGQQVCCGGSLKAITADLKCCSDHRFYNESTHTCCGAEIIAKSEGKVCCPGPNNRWQGFSGDREGNPECCGTSGPYWPETQLCCQAGTSAIRERLGGEHDECCGLNRMDASTHMCCGREQRLREPFMECCGRDTYNVITEICCGGVIVPRGPNGGYECCGRLSYNPQNEVCCFGRVHPIGNGKCCTGARQSVNPYQPGEQSCCNSQISSLPEIPGIKECCNDEAYLTSSKMCCNGNLFDREENMECCGSDTYNTNTHLCCNGSILPKLLPNDQCCGSQRFDPTFQTCCLNQVKTGVGKCCRLSMEEAQVYDEQTQTCCGSMDWNTDDYSGNIYDVPPSPTSCCGAHLLAVNQLCDNDKPIEKDDSTHNEICWYYNNNGILTKVTFNKEQKYCDIFNGLTAIPPGHKLCGSGTYNPETHLCCDDHVHSIDPRANARTDCCGFYAYDKTWQSCLLGKVFDGIPQEYAGYCRDKVFDNRTDKCDINFEIRPISEVMVYPERCGTEPYDPAYKECCNGVLIASGFTCCEGLRAWETPGTLLGEGQCCSNPRDGSSKGYNSQTHVCCLGEVYDSRGRDIECCGSNAYEPSDSSSMCCGQRIHDVADGKTECTGTTPHRTDQVVCDGVVHQAASNKVCCGKSLIDPENRVCCNDVPYAKESQNTQCCGKVSYDSSTQTCCESSVYQRRSSDHECCGHLYYDTQEQECYQTGGHSYVFSTDALEDEAMLCLTGSYDSTRHTCCGGILHKHIVNGECCGHRVVRNPDEEICCGGKLKRKERGYTECCGGNLYNPKVNQCCGGKILSRYSNFRQCCNDRIIRTGEECVNN, encoded by the exons ATGCACCAGTGCGGTGATGAACAATACGATCCACGAACAGCAATATGCTGCGGTGGCCAAGTCGAGCGGCCGCAGTCAACCTCCTCTTCAATCCGAGCGTGCTGCGGAGGAACAG AGACTGGAACGTTTTACTTCATTGGGCAACAGGTTTGCTGTGGCGGCAGTCTCAAAGCTATTACAGCAGATCTTAAGTGTTGCAGTGATCATCGGTTCTATAACGAAAGCACCCATACTTGCTGTGGAGCTGAAATTATCGCCAAATCCGAAG GAAAAGTGTGTTGTCCTGGACCCAATAACAGATGGCAAGGATTCTCAGGGGACAGGGAAGGAAACCCGGAGTGTTGTGGAACCAGCGGTCCATACTGGCCAGAGACACAGCTCTGCTGTCAGGCCGGAACTTCTGCAATCAGAGAGCGACTGGGTGGGGAGCACGACGAGTGCTGCGGTCTGAACAGAATGGACGCTTCAACTCACATGTGCTGTGGAAGG GAGCAAAGACTGAGGGAGCCATTCATGGAATGTTGTGGCCGTGATACCTACAACGTGATAACAGAAATTTGCTGTGGAGGTGTTATAGTCCCAAGAGGTCCAAATGGTGGATACGAGTGTTGTGGTCGTCTCTCTTACAATCCACAGAATGAAGTCTGCTGTTTCGGTCGGGTTCATCCAATCG GTAATGGGAAATGCTGCACGGGAGCAAGACAGTCCGTGAACCCCTATCAGCCAGGCGAGCAGTCTTGTTGTAACTCTCAGATCAGTTCTCTCCCCGAGATTCCTGGCATCAAGGAGTGTTGCAATGATGAAGCCTACCTCACTTCATCTAAAATGTGCTGTAATGGAAACCTTTTTGACAGAGAAGAAAACATGGAATGCTGTGGAAGTG ATACCTATAACACCAACACCCATCTTTGCTGCAACGGAAGCATTCTCCCCAAGCTGTTACCCAATGACCAGTGTTGCGGATCCCAGAGGTTCGATCCCACTTTCCAAACGTGCTGCCTGAACCAAGTTAAAACGGGAGTTGGAAAATGCTGTCGATTGAGCATGGAGGAGGCCCAGGTATACGATGAACAGACCCAAACCTGCTGCGGGAGCATGGATTGGAATACTGATGATTATTCCG GAAATATTTATGATGTGCCTCCATCACCCACTTCGTGCTGTGGAGCTCACCTCCTTGCAGTCAATCAACTCTGTGACAACGATAAGCCAATTGAGAAGGATGATTCTACtcacaatgaaatttgttggtaCTACAATAACAATGGTATTCTCACAAAGGTGACATTCAACAAAGAACAGAAG TACTGTGACATCTTTAATGGTTTGACTGCGATTCCTCCTGGTCACAAGCTCTGTGGAAGTGGTACTTATAATCCCGAGACACATCTGTGTTGCGATGACCACGTTCATTCGATCGACCCTCGTGCCAATGCCCGCACAGATTGCTGTGGTTTCTATGCCTATGACAAGACCTGGCAATCCTGTCTCCTTGGAAAGGTCTTCGATGGGATTCCTCAAGAATATGCAGG ATATTGCCGCGATAAGGTATTTGACAACCGAACCGACAAGTGCGACATCAATTTTGAGATCCGTCCTATTAGCGAGGTGATGGTGTATCCGGAGAGGTGCGGCACCGAACCTTACGATCCTGCCTATAAGGAATGCTGTAATGGGGTGCTGATAGCATCCGGCTTCACCTGCTGTGAGGGCCTACGAGCTTGGGAGACCCCAGGGACATTGCTAGGAGAAGGCCAATGTTGCTCCAATCCACGGGATGGCTCTTCTAAAGGCTACAACTCTCAAACACATGTCTGCTGCCTGGGAGAGGTTTACGACAGCAGAGGAAGAG ATATCGAATGCTGTGGCTCAAATGCCTACGAACCTTCAGACTCTAGTTCTATGTGCTGCGGACAGCGCATCCATGACGTCGCCGACGGAAAGACGGAATGCACAGGGACCACGCCGCACCGGACTGACCAGGTTGTCTGCGATGGGGTCGTTCATCAAGCCGCCTCCAACAAAGTCTGCTGCGGGAAGAGTCTTATAGACCCAGAGAACCGTGTATGCTGCAATGATGTTCC ATACGCGAAAGAAAGTCAAAACACCCAATGCTGTGGCAAGGTATCTTACGATTCATCAACCCAAACATGCTGCGAGTCTTCTGTCTACCAACGTCGATCCTCAGATCACGAATGCTGCGGCCATCTCTATTACGACACCCAGGAACAGGAATGCTATCAGACAGGGGGACATTCTTACGTTTTCAGCACTGACGCACTGGAGGATGAAGCCATGCTGTGCCTGACGGGAAGTTACGACTCCACTCGGCATACGTGTTGTGGGGGCATCCTCCACAAGCACATCGTCAACGGCGAGTGCTGCGGGCACCGGGTTGTGCGCAACCCCGATGAAGAGATATGCTGCGGCGGGAAGTTGAAGCGCAAGGAACGCGGATACACGGAGTGCTGCGGAGGGAATCTCTACAACCCCAAGGTGAACCAGTGCTGCGGAGGGAAGATCTTATCACGTTACTCCAACTTCCGTCAATGCTGCAATGATCGCATCATTCGTACGGGCGAAGAGTGTGTAAATAACTAG